A stretch of Mya arenaria isolate MELC-2E11 chromosome 14, ASM2691426v1 DNA encodes these proteins:
- the LOC128218030 gene encoding 39S ribosomal protein L42, mitochondrial-like: MATSMKFGVQRCLSYCQLSVSLKNGLVMPRSFATLKKSKQSKEKNIEGSSSNSITPLVGMSEDGQTVVCWHPEPEHPYEHTQPMEYNKEELSQGTSVLKDQVLRNYDSRVRPTGPNTQELSHITFTTKHRWFPKPGKKFAKRDPPKDRDAI, encoded by the exons ATGGCGACGTCCATGAAATTTGGAGTGCAGAGATGTTTAAGTTATTGTCAGCTCTCAGTCAGCCTCAAGA ATGGACTAGTGATGCCAAGGTCCTTTGCCACTCTGAAAAAGTCCAAACAATCCAAAGAGAAGAACATTGAAGg GTCATCTTCCAATTCAATAACCCCATTAGTGGGTATGTCAGAGGATGGACAGACTGTTGTGTGCTGGCACCCAGAGCCGGAGCATCCCTATGAACATACACAG CCAATGGAATATAACAAAGAAGAGCTTTCTCAGGGAACAAGCGTGTTAAAGGATCAAGTTCTGAGAAACTATGACAGCAGAGTAAGACCTACTGGACCCAACACGCAGGAGTTGAGTCACATCACCTTTACAACCAAGCATCGATGGTTTCCCAAGCCAGGGAAGAAATTTGCAAAGAGGGATCCGCCTAAAGACAGAGACGCTATTTAG
- the LOC128218180 gene encoding neo-calmodulin-like: MASVNVGNATLVKEFREIFRLFDSDGDGTITTKELGTVMRSLGQNPSQEELRRMVKIVDADGNGEVDFDEFVKLISRKLQKVDMEEEIVDAFRVFDSDGNGSISKPELRDAIATLGTKVNEQELDELMAAADINGDGNINYEEFTKMITP, from the exons ATGGCAAGCGTTAATGTTGGAAATGCAACGTTGGTGAAAG AGTTTCGCGAGATATTCCGGCTGTTTGACTCCGATGGAGACGGGACCATCACGACCAAAGAGCTGGGCACTGTGATGAGGTCTCTCGGACAAAACCCCAGCCAAGAAGAACTAAGAAGGATGGTGAAAATCGTGGACGCCGACG GAAATGGCGAAGTTGATTTCGATGAATTTGTGAAGCTTATCAGCCGGAAGTTACAGAAAGTTGACATGGAAGAGGAAATCGTAGACGCGTTCCGAGTGTTCGACTCGGACGGAAACGGAAGTATTTCCAAGCCGGAACTGCGGGACGCTATAGCAACCCTTGGTACGAAGGTTAATGAGCAGGAACTTGATGAACTGATGGCGGCCGCTGATATCAACGGCGATGGAAATATAAACTATGAAG AGTTCACCAAGATGATCACGCCTTAG